From Brachyspira hampsonii:
AATACATTTCTTAATACTGTTTTAAGTCCGTATTTATCTATATCAACAAAAAAGTAAGGGTAATAACTTCCATCTGAAAAAGGACTTCCTACTCTAGCCCTTATAAGTATAAATACAAAATATAAAATCGGTATTATAAGCCAAAGAATAGGATCTATTACTTTATAAATGCCTTTCTTATCAAAAATTATATAATCAAAAATAGTCATAACAGGCACTATATAATGAACTATCACATTTCTTATATATGCAAATCCAATATATTTATCAGCTGTAGGGCTTAATAAAAAATGATATACCAAAAATGTAACTGTTATAGACATTGTAACTGCACCTTTGAATCTTGGATAAAATGTTTCTTTTTTCTTTATAATATTTAAAATGTCTAAAATAAAATAAATTATCACAAGTATATTGCTTTGATATGTGAAGTAGTATGCAGTTTCTATATCAAGTTTAAAATTATCATAAAAAAATCCATGAAGCACCGCAAAAATACCAATTATAATTATTATTATTTTATATACTATAGAAAAATTATTTTTTATCATATTAAATCCAATAAATATAATTACTCAAAAAATTTACTGCAAATATTCATTATCAATTCTTTATTAATTAAAGCATAAATCCATTTACTTGGCATATTATCCATACCATAATATAAACCTGCAAGTCCGCCGGTAACTGCTGCAGTAGTATCAGTATCATCTCCTAAATTAACAGCCTTTAATACAGCATCATTATAATTTAAAGTATTTAATAATATCCATATAGAAGCTTCCAATGTATGAACAACATATCCGCTGCTTTTTATTTCTTTTTCATAAAGTTTTTTAAAGTCAGCATCAAATATTCTTTTATAATAATCAAGCTCTTTTTCATTTTTATAATAATTATAAGAATCTTTTAATCCCTTACTAATAGCTTCTTCAATACTCATGTCATTTATTAAATTTAATGCTATAGAAGTATATATTACACATGCTATCAAACTTCTTTTATGAGAATGAGTCAATGAAGAAACATTATATATTATTTCTATTACTTCACTATTTTCAAATAATTCACAATCAAAATATTTCTTTATATAAAATGCTATTGGCAGTATCCTCATTAAAGAACCATTACCATTACTGTATTCATCATACAATCCGCATTTTATAGATTTTTTCCATCTTTATAATTATTTATAGCCTCTCTTGTTGTTATTCCTATATCAAATGTATTTCCGTCAGCAGTATACTCTCCATTATCATACCATAACATAAAACTATTCATAATATTATTATAATTTATATCTTTGTTATTCAAATTATCAAGTAAACATAATGTTAAACTAGTATCGTCAGACCAAGTACCAGCTTTTTTATTATGAGTACCGTTTCCAATCATATCTTCGCAAGGACTCTTTTTAATAATATCTCTTGACATAAATTCATAAGGTACCCCCAAAGCATCTCCTACAGCAAGACCTAATATTGAAGATTTTAATTTATTTTCTAAATTCATATAAAATAATCCAATTAATCAAAATGCAATAAAATTAATAATTGCTAAAAATTATAATAGATATACTAGAAGTATCAATATAAAATGAAAAAAATATAATTTGAAAATATAAAAAAGCGTATCTAAAAATATTAGATACGCTAGGGTTAGTAAATTTCTTATTAATTTAATTATTTAGCAGGAGTTAATTTAGTTAAAGCATCTT
This genomic window contains:
- a CDS encoding Pr6Pr family membrane protein — protein: MIKNNFSIVYKIIIIIIGIFAVLHGFFYDNFKLDIETAYYFTYQSNILVIIYFILDILNIIKKKETFYPRFKGAVTMSITVTFLVYHFLLSPTADKYIGFAYIRNVIVHYIVPVMTIFDYIIFDKKGIYKVIDPILWLIIPILYFVFILIRARVGSPFSDGSYYPYFFVDIDKYGLKTVLRNVFFITLFFAFLGYIEYFIDRLFNKVFNKK
- a CDS encoding ADP-ribosylglycohydrolase family protein — translated: MYDEYSNGNGSLMRILPIAFYIKKYFDCELFENSEVIEIIYNVSSLTHSHKRSLIACVIYTSIALNLINDMSIEEAISKGLKDSYNYYKNEKELDYYKRIFDADFKKLYEKEIKSSGYVVHTLEASIWILLNTLNYNDAVLKAVNLGDDTDTTAAVTGGLAGLYYGMDNMPSKWIYALINKELIMNICSKFFE
- a CDS encoding ADP-ribosylglycohydrolase family protein: MNLENKLKSSILGLAVGDALGVPYEFMSRDIIKKSPCEDMIGNGTHNKKAGTWSDDTSLTLCLLDNLNNKDINYNNIMNSFMLWYDNGEYTADGNTFDIGITTREAINNYKDGKNL